CTTTCAATGTGGAAGCCGCCGTGCAGGTGGCCCACGCCATGACCGTGCACAAGGTGGTCAAGGAAGATGACTTCTTCACCGCCGTGGACGACCTCAACCGCGACGAGTCGGGCGCAGGGCACATGGGCGTGTTCGAGTTCGGCGCAGGCCTCTACTACATCTACGTCTGCATCGACCGCGACCTGCTCGTGGAGAACCTCGGCGGCGACGAGGAAGCCGCCTCCCGCGCTCTGGAAGCCCTGGTCCGCGCGGCCTGCACCGTGAGCCCCACCGGCAAGCAGAACAGCTTCGCCTCCCGCGCCAACGCCTCCTTCTGCCTGGCGGAAAAGGGCAACGAGCAGCCCCGCACCCTTTCCAGCGCCTTCCTCAAGGGTATCGACAAGCCCGTCGATCTTTTGGACAAAGCTGTGGAATCCCTGCTGGAAACCCGCGCCAACTTCGAGAAGGTCTATGGCGGCGATCTCCAGCACGTCTCCTTCGACGTCAACAAAGGCGAAGGAACCCTGCAGGAAGTCTGCAAGTTCGTGCGGGGGTAGCCATGCAACGCTATCTCACATTCCAGATATACGGCCCCATGCAGTCCTGGGGCGCGGTGGCGGTGGGGGAGGTGCGTCCCTCCTTCCCCAGGCCCTCGCGCTCCGGCGTGCTCGGTCTGCTGGCCGGCGCCCTGGGCATCCGCAGGAACGAGGACGAACGCCACGCAGAGCTGGAACGCGCCTACGCCATGGCCGTACGCCCGGCAACCAGCGGAGCGCGCATGTCCGACTACCATACCATCCAGTGCGGCAAGCGCCTGGCCAGGCGCACCTATCGCACCCGCGCGGACGAGGTCGGCGGCCTCATCCCCAAAAGTGAGGATCTCGGCACGTTGCTTTCCACGCGCGAGTACCTGACCGACTCAGCCTTTGCCGTGTGCGTCTGGCTCAGAG
This genomic interval from Oceanidesulfovibrio indonesiensis contains the following:
- the cas5e gene encoding type I-E CRISPR-associated protein Cas5/CasD — protein: MQRYLTFQIYGPMQSWGAVAVGEVRPSFPRPSRSGVLGLLAGALGIRRNEDERHAELERAYAMAVRPATSGARMSDYHTIQCGKRLARRTYRTRADEVGGLIPKSEDLGTLLSTREYLTDSAFAVCVWLREGTPPHSLEDLADALRRPVFTPCLGRKSCPPALPFNPVVEAYPGPLEALAAYEVDPGVLDALGATPAAEAYTSEKLSGWQEQTEVRDAPLNRTRWQFGLRPEYRVAMPAGAQDEGGS